Within the Acidobacteriota bacterium genome, the region GCTATCGGGCCTTTTCGTATCGCGGCTTCAGCGAGGTGCGCGAGGCCGGCGGCCCCTTTGCCGTGCTGGCCGCGCACAACGTGACCATGATCGGCATCAGCGAGGGCAACACCACGCGCCAGTCGTTTGCCGATGTCGTCAGCACGCGCTATTTCGAAGCGCTCGGCGTCAAGCCGGTCTTCGGCCGCGATTTCACGCTCGAGGAAGAACGGCCCGGCAGCCAGCAGCGCTCGGTGATCGTCAGCTATCGCTACTGGCAGCGCCACAATTTCGATCGCGACCTGTTGTCGAAGAGCGTGCGGGTCAACGGCCAGGACTACGGCATCATCGGCGTGGCGCCCGAAGGCTTCGGCGGCACCACCGCCATTCTCGGCACCGAGTTGTGGCTGCCGCTCGGCGTGCACGACGACATCGAGAACGACTTCGACACGCGCGCGCACCGCAAGCTGGCGGATCCCGAGACCTACGCCCTGGTGGCGTTCGGCCGGCTCAAGCCGGAGGTCACACAGGCGCAAGCCGACGAGCAGCTCAAGGTCCTCGCCGCCGCGCATGAAAGCGCCTACCCCGCCGAGAACAAGAACCGCGATCTCATCGTCCGGCCGCTCAGCCGCCTGAGCATCAGCACCAGTCCGAGCGACGACACGCAGCTGTACGTGCCCATGGCCATGCTGCAGGCCCTGGCCGCGGCCGTGCTGCTCACGGCGTGCCTGAACCTGGCCAACATGATGCTGGCGTTCGGTACCGCCCGGCAGAAAGAGATTGCGATCCGTCTCGCCGTCGGCGGCGGGCGCGGGCGCATTGTCCGGCAGCTGCTGCTGCAGGGGCTGCTGCTCTCGCTCGCCGGCGGCGCCATCGGGCTCGTGATCGCGTCGTGGGCCATGCAGATCCTGGTGTCGTCGATCTCCACGGTGCTGCCGATCGCCGTGCTGCTCAACGTGACGCCGGATCAACGCGTCCTGGTGGCCACGCTCCTGTTCAGCGCCGGCGCCACGATCGCGTTCGGCCTCTGGCCGGCGCTGCAACTGTCGCGGCCGGATCTGCTGGCCGCGCTCAAGGACCAGGCCGGCGAGATCAGCGGCCGTCTCGGCCGCCGGGTCACGGTGCGCGGCGCGCTGGTCACCGTGCAGCTCGCGCTGTCGCTGGCGCTGCTGATCCTGAGCGGCCTGTTCGTGCGCACGGCCGCCGCCGGCGCCTCGGACGACCCGGGCTTCCGCGTCGATCCGCTGGTGGTCGCGCAGATCGAACCCAAGCTCGGCGGCTACGACGACCGGCGCAGCCGCGCGGTGCAGTTGACGACGCTCGAACGGCTGCGGAGCACGCCGGGCATCGAGGCAGCCGCATCGGCGTCGATCATCCCCTTCGGCGACATCACGGTCGGCACTGCCGTGCAGCGCGAAGGCCCGCGCCTGACGAACGAAGATCCCGAGGCGCGCGGCAAGCTGTTCCGCGCCCTCAGCTACACGATCAGCGCCGACTACTTCCGCACGCTGGGCCTGACCATGCTGCGCGGCCGCGAGTTCACGCCGGGCGAGGAAGCGGATGGCGCGGGGGTCGAGCCGGTGATCATCGACTCAACGCTCGCGGCACAGCTCTTCCCCGACGAGGATCCGGTGGGCCGGATGGTGCAGTTTGGCGCGCAGTACGGCGGTGACGCTGCGCAGCCGATGCAGATCGTGGGGGTGGCCCCGCCGGTGCGCCACGACCTGATGACGCGCGAGGCCGAGGCGCACATCTACCTGTCGTCGGGCCGCAGCCTGGCCAACCACATGTATGTCTATGCCCGCGCGACCGGCGGCCTCGAGGGCGGCGCCATCCTGGCCACGGTGCGCGATCAGCTGAATGCGATCGATGCGGCGATGCCGGTGGTGTCGCTGAAGCCGTTTCGCACGCTGCACGAACAGAGCGCCTCGGTATGGCTGCTGCGAGCCGCCGCGCGGTTGTTCCTCGCGCTCGGCCTCGCCGCCGCCTTCGTCGCCATTGTCGGCCTCTACGGCGTGCGCAGCTACCTGGTATCGCGACGCTCGCGCGAGTTCGGCGTGCGCATGGCCGTCGGCGCCGCACCGGCCGACGTGCTGCGATTGGTGATGCGCGAAGCGTTTGTCACCACTGCGGCGGGGCTCGCCGGCGGGCTGGTGCTCGGCGCCGCGCTCGGCTACGGGCTGAGCCGCATCATGTTCCAGGTCAGCCCGTTCGACGTGGCCACGCTGGCCACGGCCGCAGGGCTGCTGGGGATCGCGTCATTGGCCGCGGCCTTCATCCCGGCATGGCGTGCCGCCGGCATCTCACCCAGCACAGCCATTCGAGCCACCGATTAAGAGCAAGACAGCCACAGATTCAACACAGATTGGGCACAGATTTGCGCGTTCGCTGGCGCCGGGCTTCCGCCCGGCGCCCGGTCCGATGCGCGCCCGCGACGAAATGAGTCCGTTGACTGATGGAAGACTCATTTCTCGCGGGCGCGCATCGGACCGAGCGGCGCGTAGCGCCGCCAGCGGACGGTGCCAAATCCAGTAATCGGTGGCTAATCGGTGCCTAATCTGTGGCCTGTCGTGATCTGCGTTAATCTGTGGCCCATGACGAAGCGCATTATTCTGATCTCCGGCGCGACTGGCCAGCAGGGCGGCGCGACGGCGCGCGCGCTGGCCGGCAAGGGCTTCACGATCCGCGCGCTCACCCGTAATCCTGACAGCGATGCCGCCAAGGCATTGGCCGCCACCGGCGCCGAGCTCGTCAAGGGCGACCTGGATGACGAGGCGTCGTTGAAGGCCGCGCTGGCCGATGCGTGGGGCGCCTACGCGGTGCAGAACACGTGGACGGCCGGCGTGGAAGGCGAAGAAGCGCAGGGCCATCGTTTTGCCAGGGCCGCGCGCGCGGCCGGCGTGCAGCACTTCGTGTATGCGTCGGTGGCGTCGGCCGATCGCAAGACCGGCATTCCCCACTTCGACAACAAGTCGCGCGTCGAAGACACCGTGCGCAGCCTCGGGTTCACGTCCTACGCCATCATCCGCCCGGTGTTCTTCATGGAGAACCTGCCCAGCCCGTGGTTCCTGAATGGCGACAAGCTGGTGAGCGCGCTCGACCCGAAGACGGTCCTCCAGATGATTGCCGTGAGGGACATCGGCCAGTACGGCGCGCTCGCGTTTACCGACGAGCGCTTCAGGAACCTCGAGCTCGACATTGCCGGCGATGCGGCCACCATGCCGCAGACCGCCGAGATCCTGAGCGGCGCACTCGGCCGCACGATCGAGTACCTGCAGATCCCGATGAGCGAGATCCGCAAGAACAGCGACGACTTCGCGTTGATGCTGGAATGGTTCGAAGCCGTGGGCTACGACGCCGACATCGCCGGGAATGCGAAGACATATGGCGTGAAGCCCACCTCACTCAAAGAGTGGGCCGCACACCTGAAGAAATAGGCGGCTGGGGCGGGTGGGGCGGGTAAGGCTGGTCAATGCCCTACCTGCCCTACGTGCCCTACCTGCCCTACCTGCCCTGACTGGTCGTTGGAGGACTATCCAGTTTCGTGGGCTTCCTCGTGTGGAAGCCGGCCGCATCCTGATAGGCCTTGGCGAGCGCGATGATTTCCAGCTCGCGATACGGCTGGCCGAAAATCGTCGCGTTGGTCGGGCTCCCGGTGTCGGCAAAGCCGTTCGGCAGGTTGATGGCCGGATAGCCCGCCGAGTTGGCCATGCTCGAGTGACGCTGCGTCGGTGTCTGCGGCCGATCGGGCTGCGGCGCGGCTGGTGGCGCCCCGGCCGCCGCCGGTGGCCGGCCTCCCCCGCCCACGCCCGTGTTGTTCGATCCCACCACGTAGACGTCGACGTGCGAGGTGGCCTTCGCCAGCTCGATCATCATCATCATGCGCGCGCGCTGCTGCTGCAGGTAATCGGGCGCCGGAATGAGCCGGCCGTTGGCCTGGTTGCCGCCACGCGTCCCCTTCATGCGGCCGGCGCGGATGTGCTCGTCGAAATACGCCGTGCGCTCGACGTTGAGGCCACTGACGCTGGGGTTGAACTCGGGCACGGTCACCGGGATGAACTGCGCAATCCCCAGACCACGCAACGTCTCGAGCATCTTCTCGGCGTTGGCCTTGGCCGCGGCATTGGTGATGCTGTCGAACGAATCCTGGATGATGCCGACCCGCAGCTTCTTGATGTCGAACTGCGCGTTCCAGTTGAAGGGTACATCCGTCACGCTCATGTCGCGGCCATCGGGCTTCGCAGTGGCCTGCATGACGATAGCGGTGTCTTCGGCGTAGCGGCAGATCGGACCGACGCGGTCGAGCGTCCACGACAGCGCCATGCAGCCGTGACGGCTGATCCTGCCGAACGTGGGCCGCAGGCCCGCGAGGCCGCAGCGCGCCGCCGGGCTCAGGATCGATCCGCTGGTCTCGGTGCCTATGCCAAAGGCAATGCAGCCGGCGGCGGTTGCGGACGAGGGGCCGGCCGACGAGCCGCTCGAGCCCTGGGTCGGGTCCCACGGGTTCTTGGTCTGGCCGCCGAACCAGTTGTCGCCACCGGCCAGTTCGCCGGTCGTCACCTTGGCAATCAGCACGGCTCCGGCCTCGCGCAGCATCTCCACCACGCTGGCGTCGTAATCAAGCACCTGTTCCTTGAACGGCGCCGATCCCCACGTCGTCGGATGGCCCTTGACGGTGATGATGTCCTTGGCGCCCCACGGGATGCCGTGCAGCGGTCCCTTGTACTTGCCCGCGGCAATTTCGCTGTCGGCGCGCTTCGCCTCGGCGCGGCCGTAGTCGTCCAGGAAGGTGACGACGTTGTTCAGCAGCGGGTTGTAGCGGTGCAGGCGCGCCAGGTACATCTCGGTGAGTTCGAGTGACGACACTTGCTTTGTGCGTACCAGCTCGGCCAGGTGGCGCACGGGCCAGAACGCGACGTCTTCGAGATTGGCCGGGCGCTTGACCGACGGCGCCGAGCTCAGCCGGAAGGGCTGGCGGGTCTTGTTCACCGTGAGGCCGGGCACCACCGGGCTGAAGTGGAACGGCGGCGAGACATCGGGCGGAATGTGGAGCTTGCGGATGGCCTCGTAGCCGGTGAGGTTGCGATTGGCGCCCTCCACGAGGGCGGTGCGCTCCTCTTCCGTCAGCTCGATGCCCGACAGCTTGAGGGCGTCGGTCACCATGGCCAGGGTCACGCGCTGGGCGCCGGCATCCTGCATGCGCGCCCACAAAATGCCAGGCGCGAGGGTGGTGCCGAGGCCCACGCCCGCGAAGTGGGCCATGAACCGCCGCCTCGTCTGGTCAATGTTCTTCATTCTGTCTCCCGGTCCGCCTAAAGGCGGACGCCACATCGATGTAGCATCCGGCTTTAGCCGGATTGGTTCCGGCTTTAGCCGGACCTAGCATACTCAAATCGCATAAAATCTAATCTGTTGCAAAACCGATTGAATCAAGCCGCATTACGCATTGCGGTTGCCCTCACCCATCGCAACTTCCGGCTCCTGTGGTTAGGCGCGCTCACCTCGAGCATCGGCACCTGGATGCAGAAGATCGCCCAGGCGTGGCTGATCGTGACCATGACCGGATCGGCGTCGGCGTTCTACATCGGCCTCGACGCGTTCGTCGGCGAAGCCCCGATCCTGCTGTTCACCTTGATTGGCGGCGTGGTCGCCGATCGCCGCGACCGCCGGCACATGATGCTGATGTCGCAGGTGGTGCAGATGCTGGTGGCGTTCACGCTGGCGGCGCTGGTCTTCACCGCGACGATCCAGATCTGGATGGTCCTGTCGCTGTCGTTCATCACGGGCCTGGCGCAGGCGTTTGGCGGACCGGCGTACCAGTCGCTCGTGCCGACGCTGGTCCCTAAAGACGATCTGCCGAACGCCGTCGCGCTCAACTCGATCCAGTTCAACCTGGCGCGCGTGATTGGCCCGATCGTCGCCGGCACGGCGCTGGCCGCGTTCGGCATGGTGGCGTGCTTTGGCCTGAACGGCGTCTCGTTCCTGTTCGTGATCGCGGCGATTCTCGCGTTGCGCAACATCCACGTGCCGCCGGCGGCGACCACCAACATGCTCGAGCAGATGAAGGACGGCCTGCGCTACGTCCGCAACTCGCGCAACCTGATGTCGGTCACCGCGCTTGGTTTCATCGGCGCGTTCCTGGGCCTGCCGCTGCTGACGTTCCTGCCGGTCATTACCAAGGACGTGTTCCAGCAGGACGTGGCGTTCTATTCGTGGCTGATGACCTGCTCGGGCGCCGGCGCCGTCGTCGGCGCGCTGGTCGTGGCGTGGATTGGCAAGCATCGCCACATCGGCCGCCTGCTGCTGGTGTTCCTGGGGCTGTTCGGCCTGGCGATGGCAGCGTTCTCGCTGTCGCGGACGCCGCTGCTGAGCGCAGCGATCCTGTTCCTGGCGGGCGGATTGCTGGTGATGTGCTTCTCGCTCACCACGTCGCTGGCCCAACTGCTCGCCCCCGCCGAACTGCGCGGCCGCGTTGTCAGCATCTACATGGTGGCGTTCCGCGGCGGCTCGCCGCTCGGCGGCCTCGCTGCCGGCTGGCTGGTGACGCAAGTCGGCTCAGCGCCGGTGGTGCTGATGGTGAACGGCCTCGTCCTCGCGTTGGTCGCCACGTTCTTTCTGATCAAGGGACACGGGCTCAAGGACATCTAGCGGAACCGGCCGGGAGGGTAATTCTTGTCGGGAGGGCAACTCTTGTCGGGAGGTTGCTTCTGGTCGGGAAGTGCTAGAGTGCGGAACGACAAATGGACTTCTGGCAGAACCACGGCTGGCTGTTTCTCCTCGGCATCACGTTCTTCCCCCGGATAACGATGTTGTTTGCCGTATCGGTGCCTTTTGGCTTGCTGGCGTGGGCCGGGTGGCTGTTCTTCCCCCACCTGACGGTCGCGATCCTGGCGACCACCTACTACTGGGACACCAACCCGGTGCTGTGCGTGATCGCGTGGGTGGTTGCTCTCGGCGGCACGGCCGGTGAAGGCAAGGTCGCGTCCGGGCGAATCAAATAGGTTTTGTCGGCCCCGCCCGTGCGGGCGTTAAGCGGGGCGTGCCGGGAAGGAGCCACTTGACGGGACGGCACTCCTTGACGGGAGGTTGACTCTTGTCGGGAGTCGCAACGTTCCAGAAACGGGTTCGAATCCGCCTTCGGGGACGCCAGTCCGAAGCGACGCACCATCCCGACAGGAACCACCCTCCCGTCGAGCGGTGCCCTCCCGACGAGAAGTGCCCCCCGACAAGAATCAGGAACTAGCGGCCGCCGCGCTCGATGACGAGCTTGAGCGCCGCCTGTTTGATCTGCGGCCTGATGTTCCAGCTCTTCGCCATCGCCTGCAGGTGCCTGATGTTGAGTCCGCTGATCAGCTTGAGGGCCGTGGGCGTCGGCGTCTTCGGGTTCTGGACGAGATTGAGCTTGACCTGCTCGTTCTGCATCCACTGCGCTGAGGTGGCGATCAGGTCGGCCACTTGTGCGTTCAAGGTGCCGAGCCTGGTGATCTCGAGGATCTCGTCCAGCGTGATCCGCGGGTTCTTGCACACATAGAACAAGACCTGCGGATCGACATCCCGGATTAGCAAGACCCGCGTCGCGCGATCGGCCTTGCCGGCGAGAATCAGCTTCTGTGCCCGCGGCATGGCGCGGAGCGCCTCGATCGGCGACAGCCGCCTGGCGGCGTCGGCGGTCTCCGGCTCGATCGAGTGACGCTCGACACAACCGGGACACACCCCGGACTCGGCATCCGTGGTGTGGCACGCGCAATCACACGCACCGCCGTCGGTCAGTGCTGCGGCTTCTGGTCCCGACAAGGATTGCCTCCCGACAGGCGGTGCCCTCCCGACACGAATTGCCCTCCCGTCTGGCGCAAGCCAGTCACTGCTGCGGTTTCTTCTCCGCCGCATTCCGCTCCTTCGAGCGCTCGCCCGACAGGATGTTGGCCATCGCGTGGTTGCCTTCGTGGCACGCGTACTCGTAGACCATCTCGTCGATGCGGTTGAACGGCAACTCGCCGGTGAACGGCGCGGTAAACGTGTCAGGATCGTCCATCGTGAAGCGATAGAGGATAGTGTCGGGACCGGTGCGCGTGAAGCGCTCGGTGACCTTCAGGTTCTCCGACGCGCCACGATACGCCCACAGGATGCTGGTCTGGGCCAGCTGCATCGGGTTGATCTTCGTAGTCTCGACGACCAGCGTGTCGCCTTCCCACCGGCCGACCGACTCGCCGAACCACGGGCGAATCGTGTCCGGCAGGCGGTCTTTCGCGTTCAGGCGGACGATCCGCGCATCGTTGTTCATCTCGCTCAGAATCACCACGTGATCCTTGGTCTGCACGATGGTGTAGTTGTTGTTGTAGAAGTAATTCGGCAGCATGGGCGGCCCGGCGTTCGAGCCGAACGACACCAGGCAGCGATCCGCCAGCGGCCGCATCTCGGGGTGATCGAACTCGCCGAACTTCCGGGCCCGCGCGCCGATTTCGGCCAGCCGCTTCTTGCCGGCATCGGTCAACGCCGGCACCCGGCCATTGGGCGGGTCGATGATGATCGAGCTACGCGCCACGCCGTCGATGCGGATCACGTTCAGGCCCGGCTCGAGCCAGAAGCCGTTGTAGCCGCCAACCGCGCCGCCCGCGGCCTCGGAGATGATCTCAATAAACGATTGCTGCCCCGGCGCCGAGAACCCGCCGGTGCCGCCCCCCTTTGGCGGCGCGCCACGATTCGGGTCACTCGGCCGGTCGCGGATCTCTTCCACCAGCAGCGCGCGATCTTCGATGGCGGCCGCCTGTTGATCGGTCAGCGTCGTGCCGCCGCCGCCCATGCGC harbors:
- a CDS encoding ADOP family duplicated permease; protein product: MLQDLRYSLRLLLRHPGFTLTAISVLALGIGVNAGIFGLINGLLLRPLPGAEAAGEIVGLYSHDRTTERGYRAFSYRGFSEVREAGGPFAVLAAHNVTMIGISEGNTTRQSFADVVSTRYFEALGVKPVFGRDFTLEEERPGSQQRSVIVSYRYWQRHNFDRDLLSKSVRVNGQDYGIIGVAPEGFGGTTAILGTELWLPLGVHDDIENDFDTRAHRKLADPETYALVAFGRLKPEVTQAQADEQLKVLAAAHESAYPAENKNRDLIVRPLSRLSISTSPSDDTQLYVPMAMLQALAAAVLLTACLNLANMMLAFGTARQKEIAIRLAVGGGRGRIVRQLLLQGLLLSLAGGAIGLVIASWAMQILVSSISTVLPIAVLLNVTPDQRVLVATLLFSAGATIAFGLWPALQLSRPDLLAALKDQAGEISGRLGRRVTVRGALVTVQLALSLALLILSGLFVRTAAAGASDDPGFRVDPLVVAQIEPKLGGYDDRRSRAVQLTTLERLRSTPGIEAAASASIIPFGDITVGTAVQREGPRLTNEDPEARGKLFRALSYTISADYFRTLGLTMLRGREFTPGEEADGAGVEPVIIDSTLAAQLFPDEDPVGRMVQFGAQYGGDAAQPMQIVGVAPPVRHDLMTREAEAHIYLSSGRSLANHMYVYARATGGLEGGAILATVRDQLNAIDAAMPVVSLKPFRTLHEQSASVWLLRAAARLFLALGLAAAFVAIVGLYGVRSYLVSRRSREFGVRMAVGAAPADVLRLVMREAFVTTAAGLAGGLVLGAALGYGLSRIMFQVSPFDVATLATAAGLLGIASLAAAFIPAWRAAGISPSTAIRATD
- a CDS encoding NmrA/HSCARG family protein translates to MTKRIILISGATGQQGGATARALAGKGFTIRALTRNPDSDAAKALAATGAELVKGDLDDEASLKAALADAWGAYAVQNTWTAGVEGEEAQGHRFARAARAAGVQHFVYASVASADRKTGIPHFDNKSRVEDTVRSLGFTSYAIIRPVFFMENLPSPWFLNGDKLVSALDPKTVLQMIAVRDIGQYGALAFTDERFRNLELDIAGDAATMPQTAEILSGALGRTIEYLQIPMSEIRKNSDDFALMLEWFEAVGYDADIAGNAKTYGVKPTSLKEWAAHLKK
- a CDS encoding amidase, translated to MKNIDQTRRRFMAHFAGVGLGTTLAPGILWARMQDAGAQRVTLAMVTDALKLSGIELTEEERTALVEGANRNLTGYEAIRKLHIPPDVSPPFHFSPVVPGLTVNKTRQPFRLSSAPSVKRPANLEDVAFWPVRHLAELVRTKQVSSLELTEMYLARLHRYNPLLNNVVTFLDDYGRAEAKRADSEIAAGKYKGPLHGIPWGAKDIITVKGHPTTWGSAPFKEQVLDYDASVVEMLREAGAVLIAKVTTGELAGGDNWFGGQTKNPWDPTQGSSGSSAGPSSATAAGCIAFGIGTETSGSILSPAARCGLAGLRPTFGRISRHGCMALSWTLDRVGPICRYAEDTAIVMQATAKPDGRDMSVTDVPFNWNAQFDIKKLRVGIIQDSFDSITNAAAKANAEKMLETLRGLGIAQFIPVTVPEFNPSVSGLNVERTAYFDEHIRAGRMKGTRGGNQANGRLIPAPDYLQQQRARMMMMIELAKATSHVDVYVVGSNNTGVGGGGRPPAAAGAPPAAPQPDRPQTPTQRHSSMANSAGYPAINLPNGFADTGSPTNATIFGQPYRELEIIALAKAYQDAAGFHTRKPTKLDSPPTTSQGR
- a CDS encoding MFS transporter, encoding MQNRLNQAALRIAVALTHRNFRLLWLGALTSSIGTWMQKIAQAWLIVTMTGSASAFYIGLDAFVGEAPILLFTLIGGVVADRRDRRHMMLMSQVVQMLVAFTLAALVFTATIQIWMVLSLSFITGLAQAFGGPAYQSLVPTLVPKDDLPNAVALNSIQFNLARVIGPIVAGTALAAFGMVACFGLNGVSFLFVIAAILALRNIHVPPAATTNMLEQMKDGLRYVRNSRNLMSVTALGFIGAFLGLPLLTFLPVITKDVFQQDVAFYSWLMTCSGAGAVVGALVVAWIGKHRHIGRLLLVFLGLFGLAMAAFSLSRTPLLSAAILFLAGGLLVMCFSLTTSLAQLLAPAELRGRVVSIYMVAFRGGSPLGGLAAGWLVTQVGSAPVVLMVNGLVLALVATFFLIKGHGLKDI